A portion of the Bacteroides faecium genome contains these proteins:
- a CDS encoding bifunctional folylpolyglutamate synthase/dihydrofolate synthase: MDYQNTLKYLYESVPMFQQIGSKAYKPGLETTHKLDEHFGHPHQQFKTIHIAGTNGKGSCSHTIAAVLQCAGYRVGLFTSPHLIDFRERIRINGEMIPEEYVVNFVEEHRAFFEPLHPSFFELTTAMAFRYFADQKVDVAVIEVGMGGRLDCTNIIHPDLSVITNIGLDHTQYLGDTLTKIAKEKAGIIKEGVPVVIGRAKGAVRRVFTMKAKEKNAPIVYAQEFDPLYKMAMVSYPELQKERIKVDDAIQEMYETIELLDNQSEEERANAFRETMLILTPEDSMRAMDQILDKRKDCIRIATRDFPIGLYTELSGLCQFENTLTILTALTILTRQKNYRIRHQDYYTGFANVCKLTGLMGRWQKVHSYPDIICDTGHNVDGIKYISEQLNYIHRESGQEIHIVFGMVNDKDISGVLQVLPKDATYYFTKASVKRALPENELMELAKKAGLKGTSYPTVVDAVQAAKKNCPPKDLIFVGGSSFIVADLLTNRDALNLH, translated from the coding sequence ATGGATTATCAGAACACTTTAAAGTACTTATATGAAAGTGTGCCTATGTTTCAACAAATAGGAAGCAAAGCATATAAGCCGGGGTTAGAGACAACACACAAATTGGACGAACATTTCGGGCATCCTCATCAACAATTCAAAACGATACATATCGCAGGAACAAACGGAAAAGGTTCTTGCTCACATACTATCGCGGCAGTATTGCAGTGCGCCGGCTACCGGGTCGGATTATTCACTTCCCCTCACCTGATTGATTTCCGCGAACGCATCCGCATTAATGGAGAGATGATACCTGAAGAGTATGTAGTCAATTTCGTAGAAGAGCACCGCGCTTTCTTCGAGCCGCTGCACCCTTCTTTTTTTGAACTGACCACTGCCATGGCGTTCCGCTATTTTGCCGATCAGAAAGTGGACGTGGCGGTAATCGAAGTAGGTATGGGCGGGAGACTGGACTGCACGAACATCATCCATCCGGATTTGTCCGTCATCACCAATATCGGTCTTGACCACACCCAATACCTGGGTGACACACTGACAAAGATTGCCAAAGAGAAGGCAGGTATCATCAAAGAAGGTGTTCCGGTCGTTATCGGTAGAGCCAAAGGAGCGGTGAGACGTGTGTTCACCATGAAAGCCAAAGAAAAGAATGCGCCCATCGTATATGCGCAGGAATTTGACCCGCTCTACAAAATGGCGATGGTTTCTTATCCGGAGTTGCAAAAAGAGAGAATAAAAGTGGACGACGCAATACAGGAAATGTATGAGACGATTGAATTGCTCGACAATCAGTCAGAAGAAGAAAGGGCAAACGCGTTCCGGGAAACGATGCTCATACTAACTCCGGAAGACAGTATGCGTGCGATGGACCAAATACTCGACAAAAGAAAAGATTGTATTAGAATCGCCACTCGTGACTTTCCTATCGGGCTTTATACGGAACTGAGCGGCCTCTGCCAATTCGAGAACACGCTCACAATCCTGACAGCTCTTACGATACTAACCCGGCAGAAGAACTACCGCATCAGACATCAAGACTACTACACCGGCTTTGCAAACGTATGTAAGCTCACCGGACTGATGGGGCGCTGGCAGAAAGTGCACAGCTATCCCGACATTATCTGTGACACCGGACACAATGTCGACGGAATCAAATATATCAGTGAGCAGCTTAACTATATCCACCGGGAATCCGGGCAAGAGATTCATATCGTATTCGGCATGGTCAACGATAAGGATATCAGCGGTGTCCTGCAAGTATTGCCGAAAGATGCCACTTACTACTTCACCAAAGCAAGCGTGAAGCGTGCGTTACCTGAAAATGAATTGATGGAACTGGCAAAAAAAGCCGGACTGAAAGGAACATCCTACCCTACTGTAGTGGATGCCGTGCAGGCTGCTAAAAAGAACTGCCCCCCTAAAGACCTTATCTTCGTGGGAGGCAGCAGTTTCATTGTCGCAGATTTGTTAACGAACCGCGATGCACTCAATCTCCACTAA
- a CDS encoding N-acetylmuramoyl-L-alanine amidase yields the protein MENSEENYLPREIKLLVIHCSATRCNVPFTVEQLRQCHLQRGFKDIGYHFYIMRDGEIHHCRPVSEMGAHVRGFNRHSLGICYEGGLDEEGRPADTRNQAQRFALLDLLTILKHQYPEAKILGHYQLSASIHKACPCFDAQKTYSDL from the coding sequence ATGGAAAATTCAGAAGAGAATTATCTCCCACGCGAGATTAAATTGTTGGTGATTCATTGCAGCGCGACGCGCTGCAATGTTCCCTTCACCGTAGAGCAACTTCGCCAATGCCATCTGCAACGGGGCTTCAAGGATATCGGTTATCATTTTTATATCATGCGGGACGGAGAAATCCACCATTGCCGCCCGGTATCGGAAATGGGTGCGCACGTGAGAGGATTCAACCGGCATAGTTTAGGAATTTGCTATGAAGGCGGACTGGATGAGGAAGGACGTCCGGCAGATACTAGAAACCAGGCGCAACGCTTCGCACTGCTTGACTTGCTGACGATTCTCAAACACCAGTATCCGGAAGCGAAAATCCTGGGGCATTATCAGTTGAGTGCATCTATTCATAAGGCGTGTCCTTGCTTTGATGCTCAAAAAACTTATTCGGATTTATAG
- a CDS encoding glycosyltransferase, whose amino-acid sequence MKILQIITLSELGGAQSVVINLANNLSRENEVIVVAGEGDGKMWQALNENIEKVHIQHLKRALSPVSDFLTILSFIRLYYKYRPDIIHLHSSKVGILGRIVFPNKKTVYTVHGFDSIRIAYRKYLPVEKFFQKKCKAIVGVSNYDRQNLWDEGITNNVYRVFNGIYQPQGDVTMKVAQGYAKKILCIARVAKPKRFDLFLETAKMLPQYAFIWIGNQEEMENLPKNVFCLGNIPNAGIYNKEIDLFMLASNYEGLPMVILEAMSFGKPVVASRVGGISEVIENDVNGYTVDNTAEAFADKIQYVLEDDYVYKLFSANTLHRFNESLTVDKMVKAYMDIYQL is encoded by the coding sequence ATGAAAATCTTACAAATCATAACTCTCTCAGAGCTTGGTGGAGCTCAATCCGTTGTCATCAATTTGGCAAATAATCTAAGTAGAGAGAATGAGGTTATCGTTGTTGCCGGAGAAGGGGATGGCAAGATGTGGCAAGCTTTGAATGAGAATATAGAAAAGGTTCATATTCAACACTTAAAGAGAGCATTATCACCAGTCTCTGATTTTTTAACTATACTCTCTTTTATAAGATTGTATTATAAATATAGGCCGGATATAATACACCTTCATTCTTCTAAAGTTGGGATTCTGGGACGCATCGTTTTTCCAAATAAGAAGACTGTTTATACAGTGCATGGCTTTGATTCCATTAGAATTGCTTATCGGAAGTATCTTCCGGTTGAGAAGTTCTTTCAAAAGAAATGTAAGGCAATTGTCGGGGTAAGCAATTATGATAGGCAAAATCTTTGGGATGAGGGGATTACAAATAATGTATATCGTGTCTTTAATGGGATTTATCAACCACAAGGAGATGTAACAATGAAAGTCGCACAGGGATATGCTAAAAAAATATTATGTATTGCCCGTGTCGCTAAGCCTAAAAGATTTGATTTATTTTTGGAAACAGCGAAAATGTTACCTCAATATGCTTTTATATGGATTGGCAATCAAGAAGAAATGGAGAATCTTCCTAAAAATGTCTTTTGTTTGGGTAATATTCCTAATGCGGGTATTTATAATAAAGAAATAGACCTTTTTATGCTTGCTTCCAATTACGAAGGATTGCCAATGGTCATACTCGAAGCAATGAGTTTCGGAAAACCTGTTGTAGCTTCACGAGTAGGTGGAATCAGTGAAGTGATAGAAAATGATGTAAATGGGTATACTGTTGATAATACAGCAGAAGCTTTTGCTGATAAAATTCAATACGTATTGGAAGATGATTATGTTTATAAACTTTTCTCGGCGAATACTCTACACCGATTTAATGAAAGTTTGACCGTAGATAAGATGGTTAAAGCATATATGGATATATATCAGTTGTAA
- a CDS encoding AAA family ATPase, which produces MIKNIHVLNFKSLKDIQYSPKNLNLLMGLNGMGKSSFIQSLLLLRQNKDTKLSRFFLNGPYTEIGKGKDAMYQDNQGDTIFFQCDMEEGAESLSLRCELKYQPESNALDSNCSWSVDELNKYSLFNNNFQYLEADRSAPAADYKTSYIDVVEHKQVGTQGEYAVHYLNKYGNEKIANPLLFHPQAKSDILLHQIDAWLGEISPGVKLNITEIQGTDKVLLDYQFSKGTQFSNRFRPKNVGFGISYVLPVIVALLKANRDEVIIIENPESHIHPHGQVELGKLISLAAATGAQIFVETHSDHIVNGVRVAVKEKLIEKEMVRIAYFDKITTESEQYSKVEIIRIDENGELSDYPRDFMDEWTNQLLKLI; this is translated from the coding sequence ATGATAAAGAATATACATGTTCTAAATTTCAAATCCTTAAAAGACATACAGTATAGTCCTAAGAATTTGAACCTATTGATGGGGCTTAATGGTATGGGGAAGTCTTCATTCATACAAAGTTTATTGTTGCTTAGGCAAAATAAGGACACAAAGTTATCTCGTTTCTTTCTCAACGGTCCTTATACAGAGATAGGAAAAGGAAAAGATGCAATGTATCAGGATAACCAAGGAGATACAATTTTCTTTCAATGTGATATGGAAGAAGGTGCAGAAAGCTTGTCTTTGCGTTGTGAACTAAAATATCAACCGGAAAGCAACGCTCTTGACTCTAATTGTTCCTGGTCGGTTGACGAATTAAATAAATATAGTTTGTTTAATAATAACTTTCAATATTTAGAGGCTGATAGATCAGCGCCTGCGGCAGATTATAAAACCTCATATATTGATGTAGTAGAGCATAAACAAGTGGGGACACAAGGTGAGTATGCTGTACATTATTTAAATAAATATGGAAATGAAAAGATTGCTAATCCTCTTTTGTTTCATCCCCAAGCAAAATCTGATATATTATTGCATCAGATAGATGCTTGGTTAGGGGAAATAAGTCCTGGAGTTAAATTAAATATTACTGAAATTCAAGGAACTGATAAAGTTCTGTTAGATTATCAGTTTTCTAAAGGAACACAATTTTCCAATCGTTTTCGTCCTAAAAATGTAGGTTTTGGTATCTCCTATGTTCTTCCTGTTATTGTTGCATTGTTGAAAGCCAATAGAGATGAGGTCATCATTATAGAAAATCCAGAATCTCATATTCATCCCCATGGACAAGTTGAATTAGGAAAATTAATATCTTTAGCAGCGGCCACCGGTGCACAGATTTTTGTTGAAACGCATAGCGATCATATTGTTAATGGAGTTCGTGTAGCAGTAAAAGAAAAGCTAATAGAAAAAGAAATGGTTCGTATTGCATATTTCGATAAGATTACTACTGAAAGTGAGCAATATTCTAAAGTAGAAATTATACGAATAGATGAAAATGGAGAATTAAGTGATTATCCTAGAGATTTTATGGATGAGTGGACCAATCAATTACTTAAATTAATCTGA
- a CDS encoding RidA family protein gives MKKVICSEKAPGAIGPYSQAIEANGMVFVSGQLPIDAATGEMAEGIEAQARQSLENMKHILEEAGLTMANIVKTTVFLQDMSLFAGMNGVYATYFDGAFPARSAFAVKALPKDALVEIECIAVR, from the coding sequence ATGAAAAAAGTAATTTGCAGTGAGAAAGCGCCCGGAGCTATCGGGCCTTACAGTCAGGCGATAGAAGCCAATGGAATGGTATTTGTGTCGGGTCAGTTACCTATTGATGCCGCTACGGGAGAGATGGCGGAAGGGATAGAAGCACAGGCACGCCAGTCGTTGGAGAATATGAAACACATTCTTGAAGAAGCAGGATTGACAATGGCAAACATTGTCAAAACTACTGTCTTTCTTCAGGATATGTCCCTGTTTGCTGGGATGAATGGTGTGTATGCCACCTATTTCGACGGAGCTTTCCCGGCACGCTCGGCGTTTGCCGTAAAAGCTCTGCCAAAGGATGCATTAGTGGAGATTGAGTGCATCGCGGTTCGTTAA
- a CDS encoding DUF3987 domain-containing protein, whose protein sequence is MKALEEIKVSVYENVYSKKPKVMSFLEIIFMCIHPVYAAVISTIRRYHTEGDQAAAQKLKSQLPCFTPAGTFDGAHAIKNFLQHSNIVGLDYDHVLNRLEVIQRCAADPHTVAALESPTDGVKIFAYVEGIEGRHREGQLLVSQYYNRLLGLESDPACKDESRLCYFTYSPNGYVASLYQSFVMEAPAFKEAPAFREKPAFKKNSSSPLENEILPPFPTQDFTTKDASEEEIKQFLSSYIFLNPLTAGRRHSHLFKLACEACRRRYPQESILRELTTFFEHTDFPAEELKSVLSDGYKQVNEKTPAPAPENNALCQKDKKTKSTYGTFENADEADDAYWAGEEFRKTTPTFPREVYKNLPELLDACIIEDESDREQDISLLAVLTTLSAALPQTFGIYNHKKYSTHLFSIIDSPAGSGKSIVQIGRYLLEEIHARILATSEQQQKAYQTAHSDWQAECQQNRKQGKACPEEPQRPPFKILFIPATTSYTRMQIQMQDNGEQGSIIFDTEAQTLSTANHLDCGNFDDMLRKAFEHEDIDSSYKANGMIPIHIHHPRLSLCLTGTPGQVDILLGEPERGLPSRMLIYTFREIPHWKEMGDDGISLEDFFQPVAHRVSGLYTFCLNHPVLFHFTRPQWNRLNAIFSRMLSEVVLESNDDLQAVVKRYAFLVMRISMIQTRIRQFEANDVSTDIYCTDTDFERSLHVVLCCYEHSRLLLSSMAASSVRPLKNPNNIRNFINELPDTFTTDEAIQTGAKYDFNNRKITRLLKSLTGVKISKISHGVYMKMKNQ, encoded by the coding sequence ATGAAAGCTTTAGAAGAAATCAAAGTATCGGTTTATGAAAATGTGTATTCAAAAAAGCCAAAAGTCATGTCTTTCCTCGAAATCATATTTATGTGCATCCATCCTGTCTATGCCGCCGTCATCAGCACCATCCGCCGTTACCACACGGAAGGTGACCAGGCTGCCGCTCAGAAATTGAAAAGCCAACTGCCCTGCTTCACTCCGGCAGGTACATTCGACGGGGCGCACGCCATCAAGAACTTTCTTCAACACAGTAATATAGTCGGATTAGACTATGATCATGTACTCAATCGACTGGAAGTAATTCAACGTTGCGCAGCAGATCCCCACACAGTAGCCGCCCTTGAAAGTCCTACCGACGGTGTGAAAATCTTCGCCTACGTAGAAGGTATCGAAGGCCGCCATCGTGAAGGACAACTGCTGGTGAGCCAATACTACAACCGCCTGCTCGGACTGGAAAGCGACCCTGCCTGCAAAGATGAAAGCCGCCTTTGCTATTTTACCTATTCGCCCAACGGATATGTCGCCAGCCTTTATCAGTCCTTTGTAATGGAAGCACCCGCCTTCAAGGAAGCACCCGCTTTCAGAGAAAAGCCCGCTTTCAAGAAGAACTCTTCTTCTCCTTTGGAAAATGAAATTCTCCCACCCTTTCCCACTCAAGATTTCACTACGAAAGATGCGTCGGAAGAAGAAATAAAGCAGTTTCTTTCGTCCTACATTTTCCTTAACCCTCTGACTGCCGGACGACGCCATTCCCATCTCTTCAAACTCGCTTGTGAAGCCTGCCGCCGACGCTATCCGCAGGAAAGCATATTACGCGAGCTTACCACGTTTTTCGAACACACGGACTTTCCTGCCGAAGAACTGAAAAGCGTATTATCAGACGGTTACAAGCAAGTAAACGAAAAAACGCCCGCCCCTGCACCGGAAAATAATGCCCTTTGCCAAAAGGACAAAAAGACAAAAAGCACCTATGGTACTTTTGAGAACGCCGACGAAGCAGACGACGCTTACTGGGCAGGTGAGGAATTCCGCAAAACAACGCCTACATTTCCACGGGAAGTGTACAAAAATCTTCCTGAACTTCTTGACGCCTGCATCATCGAGGACGAAAGCGACCGCGAACAGGATATCTCTCTCCTTGCCGTCCTCACAACACTCAGTGCGGCGCTTCCACAGACTTTCGGAATCTATAATCACAAGAAATATTCCACGCACCTTTTTTCCATCATAGATTCACCTGCCGGTAGCGGAAAAAGTATCGTACAAATCGGACGATATCTGCTGGAAGAGATACATGCACGTATCCTCGCCACCAGCGAACAACAGCAGAAAGCTTATCAAACGGCACATAGTGACTGGCAGGCAGAATGCCAGCAAAACAGGAAACAAGGAAAAGCCTGTCCTGAAGAGCCTCAAAGACCGCCTTTCAAAATACTGTTCATTCCCGCCACCACCAGCTACACCCGTATGCAGATACAAATGCAGGACAACGGGGAGCAAGGCAGCATCATCTTCGACACGGAAGCACAAACACTCTCTACCGCCAATCATCTGGATTGCGGCAATTTCGACGATATGCTCCGCAAAGCTTTCGAACACGAAGACATAGACTCCTCTTACAAGGCGAACGGTATGATTCCCATCCACATTCATCATCCCAGGCTATCCTTGTGTCTGACCGGTACTCCCGGACAGGTGGACATTCTGTTGGGCGAGCCGGAAAGAGGTCTGCCAAGCCGTATGCTCATTTATACCTTCCGTGAGATTCCCCATTGGAAAGAGATGGGTGATGATGGCATCTCCCTGGAAGATTTCTTCCAGCCTGTTGCACATCGTGTCTCCGGTTTGTATACTTTCTGCCTCAATCATCCGGTGCTTTTCCATTTCACCCGTCCGCAATGGAACCGGCTGAATGCTATTTTCTCACGCATGCTATCCGAAGTAGTGTTGGAAAGCAACGATGACCTTCAGGCAGTAGTGAAACGTTACGCTTTTCTAGTGATGCGTATCAGCATGATCCAGACCCGCATCCGCCAATTCGAAGCGAATGATGTGTCTACCGATATCTATTGTACGGATACCGATTTCGAACGTTCCCTTCACGTCGTTCTCTGCTGCTACGAGCACAGCCGGCTATTACTTTCGTCCATGGCGGCTTCTTCTGTCCGCCCGCTGAAGAATCCGAACAATATCCGTAATTTTATCAATGAACTTCCGGATACTTTCACAACGGACGAAGCCATCCAGACCGGCGCAAAATACGATTTCAACAACCGCAAGATAACGCGGCTTTTAAAATCGCTCACCGGAGTGAAAATCAGCAAGATATCCCACGGGGTCTACATGAAGATGAAAAACCAATAG
- a CDS encoding DUF262 domain-containing protein, protein MVDSNNISPDFFALLTPEEQKERKQLEELQEELSVENDTEDDKIVMDNPFNPKDIDIKTKTMSMDNIIKRLKEDEIDLSPDFQRNMNLWDPEKQSRLIESLLIKFPLPAFYFDGSDDNKWLVVDGLQRLSALKNFIVDQTLRLTGLEFLEKLNDSTFSELPRTFQRQIEEAEIIAYIINPGTPEDVKFNIFKRINTGGLVLEPQEIRHALNQGMPARFIAELANLEEFKRATRYVISPVRMLDREFVTRFVSFYINDPNDYKPDLDTFMTKSMGQIKNLSEKERNEIKRNFSEAMKCVITVFGKWAFRKVYKIEEKRRPINKALFEVWSVMLAKLNDEQRNTIMNKRELVFERFIHLMNTDTSFVDSITSSTGDKNRIKYRFGKIENLLIELL, encoded by the coding sequence ATGGTAGATTCTAACAATATATCTCCTGATTTTTTTGCTCTTTTGACTCCGGAAGAACAAAAAGAAAGGAAGCAACTAGAAGAACTTCAAGAGGAATTGTCTGTAGAAAATGATACGGAAGATGATAAGATAGTTATGGATAATCCTTTTAATCCGAAAGATATTGACATTAAAACAAAAACAATGTCTATGGATAATATCATAAAAAGATTGAAAGAGGATGAAATCGATTTATCTCCTGATTTTCAGAGAAATATGAATTTGTGGGATCCGGAGAAGCAAAGTCGTTTAATAGAATCACTTCTTATAAAATTTCCTCTTCCTGCATTCTATTTTGATGGTAGTGACGATAATAAGTGGTTAGTCGTAGATGGTTTACAACGCCTTAGTGCTTTAAAAAATTTTATTGTTGACCAAACATTGCGGTTGACGGGACTAGAATTTTTAGAAAAACTAAATGATTCAACTTTTTCTGAGTTACCTCGAACATTTCAAAGACAAATTGAAGAGGCTGAAATAATAGCTTATATAATTAATCCGGGAACTCCAGAGGATGTGAAGTTTAATATTTTTAAAAGGATTAATACTGGTGGATTAGTTTTGGAACCACAGGAGATTCGTCATGCTCTGAATCAAGGTATGCCTGCACGCTTTATTGCGGAGTTGGCAAATTTAGAAGAATTTAAAAGAGCAACAAGATATGTTATCTCTCCAGTTAGAATGCTGGATAGGGAATTTGTAACTAGATTTGTTTCATTTTATATAAATGATCCTAATGACTATAAACCTGATTTGGATACATTTATGACTAAATCAATGGGGCAAATAAAAAATCTATCTGAAAAGGAGCGGAACGAAATAAAGAGAAATTTTTCAGAAGCGATGAAATGTGTTATTACAGTTTTCGGGAAATGGGCATTCAGAAAAGTATATAAGATTGAGGAAAAACGTAGACCGATAAATAAAGCCTTATTTGAAGTTTGGAGTGTAATGTTGGCAAAATTAAATGATGAGCAACGCAATACAATTATGAATAAACGTGAGTTAGTATTCGAACGGTTTATTCATTTGATGAATACTGACACTTCCTTTGTAGATTCTATCACTTCTTCAACAGGAGATAAGAATCGTATAAAATATAGATTTGGTAAAATTGAAAACTTATTGATCGAATTGTTATGA
- a CDS encoding sugar transferase, translated as MGYSEEFIPDGMNAFERNVKRIGDCIIAAVLMVVFSPLFLICYIAVKREDGGPAIFKQERIGRFGRPFNIYKFRSMRLDAESAGPRLYAGGRDGRLTDIGKFLREHHLDELPQLWNVFCGDMAFIGPRPERKFYIDQIIKHDPRYQYLYQIRPGVTSYATLYNGYTDTMDKMLRRLRYDLFYLQHRSWWFDFKILVKTFLNICFGKKF; from the coding sequence ATGGGGTATAGTGAGGAATTCATTCCGGATGGAATGAATGCTTTTGAGCGTAATGTAAAGCGAATTGGGGACTGCATAATTGCAGCAGTTTTAATGGTTGTTTTTTCTCCGCTATTTTTAATTTGTTATATAGCTGTGAAACGGGAAGATGGTGGACCAGCCATATTCAAACAAGAACGTATTGGGCGTTTCGGCCGACCGTTTAATATCTATAAGTTTCGCAGTATGCGATTGGATGCAGAGTCGGCAGGGCCTAGACTTTATGCCGGAGGAAGAGACGGACGACTGACGGATATTGGAAAGTTTCTTCGTGAACATCATTTGGATGAACTGCCGCAGCTATGGAATGTTTTCTGTGGAGATATGGCTTTTATCGGGCCTCGTCCGGAACGGAAGTTTTATATTGACCAAATTATAAAGCACGATCCACGTTATCAATACTTGTATCAGATTCGACCGGGGGTAACTTCCTATGCTACCTTGTATAATGGCTATACAGATACAATGGATAAGATGCTGCGTCGTTTGCGGTACGATCTGTTCTATTTGCAACATCGTTCCTGGTGGTTTGATTTTAAGATATTAGTAAAGACTTTCTTGAACATCTGTTTTGGCAAGAAGTTTTAG
- a CDS encoding smalltalk protein, which produces MKKQLWKNILQFIVTIATSIISAIGVTSCVGQ; this is translated from the coding sequence ATGAAAAAGCAACTTTGGAAAAACATTCTCCAGTTTATCGTGACTATCGCGACTTCTATCATCTCGGCTATCGGTGTAACGTCCTGCGTGGGACAGTAA
- a CDS encoding DUF4248 domain-containing protein: MEHPDFILKCYNKQELAQMYFPDLSVRASVNKLRRWMRKCKPLMEEILATDFHPKTKAFSVREVRLITYYLGKPGDL; the protein is encoded by the coding sequence ATGGAACATCCTGATTTTATACTGAAATGTTATAATAAACAAGAGTTGGCTCAAATGTATTTTCCTGATTTATCCGTTCGGGCTTCGGTCAATAAATTGCGGCGCTGGATGCGGAAGTGCAAGCCGTTGATGGAAGAAATACTGGCTACTGATTTTCATCCGAAAACGAAGGCATTTTCTGTGAGAGAGGTACGGCTTATCACTTATTATTTAGGGAAGCCGGGGGACTTATGA
- a CDS encoding HU family DNA-binding protein, with protein MAQNYSLMARKNLLKPDEAPKYYAVARSGRKVTVKEVCKRISERSSYSKGELEGCIGEFLLEIVNVLNEGNIAQVGDLGNFRMSLKTATPTATEKEFKASCIDKGKVLFFPGSDLRKLCKTLDYALYKSDSKDDSGKEEPLPDGGGDDNDGETPDPAA; from the coding sequence ATGGCACAGAATTATTCTCTCATGGCTCGCAAGAACCTGTTGAAACCGGATGAAGCTCCCAAGTATTATGCAGTAGCGCGCAGCGGTCGCAAGGTGACCGTCAAGGAAGTTTGCAAACGTATCTCCGAACGTTCTTCTTATTCTAAAGGTGAACTGGAAGGTTGTATCGGTGAGTTTCTGCTCGAAATCGTCAATGTCTTGAATGAAGGCAATATCGCCCAGGTAGGTGATTTGGGAAATTTCCGCATGAGTCTCAAAACCGCCACTCCTACCGCAACGGAGAAGGAGTTCAAGGCTTCCTGCATTGATAAAGGCAAGGTGCTGTTCTTCCCCGGAAGCGATCTTCGCAAGTTGTGCAAGACGTTGGATTATGCACTGTATAAAAGTGATTCCAAAGACGATTCGGGAAAAGAGGAACCGCTTCCCGACGGCGGCGGGGATGATAACGACGGAGAAACTCCGGATCCGGCAGCTTAA